Proteins from one Podospora pseudoanserina strain CBS 124.78 chromosome 1, whole genome shotgun sequence genomic window:
- a CDS encoding hypothetical protein (COG:S; EggNog:ENOG503P6EK) has translation MAVENTTWRNNVWLVWFYIVFPITVLIDLQEVIYPSSLLVPADAPLHFAYKAKQDYIAKFNDPIVQWSPETASGHDSWMGLFIHLEFFFLLPVMIYAMYKMGIRQKGTSGPDELLFFVYALYNALTTAVCIHDTFYWDKTIWADESQLWTLRSAYYAPFVFIPLLGAFDMGSRILSRFKAADAAAESKKAE, from the exons ATGGCAGTCGAGAATACGACATGGCGAAATAACGTCTGGCTAGTGTGGTTTTACATCGTGTTTCCCATCACTGTCT TAATCGACCTCCAAGAGGTCATCTACCCATCCtctctcctcgtcccagCCGACGCGCCTCTGCACTTCGCCTACAAAGCCAAACAAGACTACATCGCCAAGTTCAACGACCCCATTGTACAATGGTCACCCGAAACAGCCTCCGGTCATGACAGCTGGATGGGGCTTTTTATACACCTCgagttcttttttcttctccccgtCATGATCTACGCCATGTACAAGATGGGGATCAGGCAGAAGGGAACGAGCGGCCCCGACGAGCTACTCTTCTTTGTCTATGCGCTTTACAATGCACTCACCACAGCGGTCTGCATTCACGATACATTTTATTGGGACAAGACTATCTGGGCGGACGAGAGTCAGCTGTGGACGCTGAGATCAGCGTACTACGCGCCGTTTGTGTTCATCC CTCTCCTCGGGGCGTTTGACATGGGTTCACGCATTCTATCCCGGTTCAAGGCGGCGGATGCGGCG